From Camelina sativa cultivar DH55 chromosome 20, Cs, whole genome shotgun sequence, the proteins below share one genomic window:
- the LOC104769322 gene encoding homeobox protein knotted-1-like 4 isoform X2, with product MAFHNNHFNHFTDQQQQQQHQPPPPPPPPQQHFHESAPPNWLLRSDNNFLNLQTAAATSSDSPSSAAANQWLSRSSSFLQRANNNATGSGDVVEDVTTGGEESMIGEKKEAERWQNAKHKAEVLSHPLYEQLLSAHVACLRIATPVDQLPRIDAQLAQSQNVVAKYSTLDTAQGLLPGDDKELDHFMTHYVLLLCSFKEQLQQHVRVHAMEAVMACWEIEQSLQSFTGVSPGEGTGATMSEDEDEQVESDAHLFDGSLDGLGFGPLVPTESERSLMERVRQELKHELKQGYKEKIVDIREEILRKRRAGKLPGDTTSVLKSWWQSHSKWPYPTEEDKARLVQETGLQLKQINNWFINQRKRNWHSNPSSSTVSKNKRRR from the exons ATGGCGTTTCATAACAACCACTTCAATCACTTCACCgaccaacagcaacaacaacaacaccagcctcctcctcctcctcctccgccgcagcAACATTTCCACGAATCCGCACCGCCTAACTGGCTCCTCCGCTCCGATAACAATTTTCTCAACCTCCAGACCGCCGCAGCTACAAGCTCAGATTCTCCTTCTTCCGCCGCCGCTAACCAATGGCTCTCCCGATCCTCCTCCTTCCTCCAACGCGCTAACAACAACGCAACAGGTTCAGGTGACGTCGTAGAAGACGTCACCACCGGCGGAGAGGAGTCGATGATCGGTGAGAAGAAAGAGGCGGAGAGGTGGCAGAATGCGAAGCACAAGGCGGAGGTACTGTCTCATCCGCTATACGAGCAGCTTTTGTCGGCACACGTGGCGTGCTTGAGGATCGCCACGCCTGTGGATCAGCTTCCGAGGATAGACGCACAGCTTGCTCAGTCGCAAAACGTCGTGGCTAAGTACTCAACCCTAGACACCGCTCAAGGACTCCTTCCCGGCGATGACAAAGAGCTTGACCACTTCATG ACGCATTATGTACTGTTGCTGTGCTCTTTCAAAGAACAATTGCAACAGCATGTTCGTGTTCATGCAATGGAAGCTGTTATGGCTTGTTGGGAGATTGAGCAGTCTCTTCAAAGCTTTACAG GAGTGTCTCCTGGTGAAGGCACAGGAGCAACAATGtctgaggatgaagatgagCAAGTTGAGAGTGATGCTCATTTGTTTGATGGAAGCTTAGATGGGTTAGGGTTTGGTCCTCTGGTTCCTACTGAGAGTGAAAGATCTTTGATGGAAAGAGTCAGACAAGAACTCAAACATGAACTCAAACAG GGTTATAAGGAGAAAATTGTAGACATAAGAGAGGAGATACTGAGAAAGAGAAGGGCTGGAAAATTACCAGGAGACACCACCTCTGTTCTCAAATCCTGGTGGCAATCTCATTCTAAGTGGCCTTACCCTACT GAGGAAGACAAGGCGAGGTTGGTACAAGAGACGGGTTTGCAGCTCAAACAGATAAACAATTGGTTCATcaatcaaagaaaaaggaattggCATAGCAATCCATCTTCTTCTACCGTCTCAAAGAACAAACGCAGAAG GTGA
- the LOC104769322 gene encoding homeobox protein knotted-1-like 4 isoform X1, with the protein MAFHNNHFNHFTDQQQQQQHQPPPPPPPPQQHFHESAPPNWLLRSDNNFLNLQTAAATSSDSPSSAAANQWLSRSSSFLQRANNNATGSGDVVEDVTTGGEESMIGEKKEAERWQNAKHKAEVLSHPLYEQLLSAHVACLRIATPVDQLPRIDAQLAQSQNVVAKYSTLDTAQGLLPGDDKELDHFMTHYVLLLCSFKEQLQQHVRVHAMEAVMACWEIEQSLQSFTGVSPGEGTGATMSEDEDEQVESDAHLFDGSLDGLGFGPLVPTESERSLMERVRQELKHELKQGYKEKIVDIREEILRKRRAGKLPGDTTSVLKSWWQSHSKWPYPTEEDKARLVQETGLQLKQINNWFINQRKRNWHSNPSSSTVSKNKRRSNAGENSGRER; encoded by the exons ATGGCGTTTCATAACAACCACTTCAATCACTTCACCgaccaacagcaacaacaacaacaccagcctcctcctcctcctcctccgccgcagcAACATTTCCACGAATCCGCACCGCCTAACTGGCTCCTCCGCTCCGATAACAATTTTCTCAACCTCCAGACCGCCGCAGCTACAAGCTCAGATTCTCCTTCTTCCGCCGCCGCTAACCAATGGCTCTCCCGATCCTCCTCCTTCCTCCAACGCGCTAACAACAACGCAACAGGTTCAGGTGACGTCGTAGAAGACGTCACCACCGGCGGAGAGGAGTCGATGATCGGTGAGAAGAAAGAGGCGGAGAGGTGGCAGAATGCGAAGCACAAGGCGGAGGTACTGTCTCATCCGCTATACGAGCAGCTTTTGTCGGCACACGTGGCGTGCTTGAGGATCGCCACGCCTGTGGATCAGCTTCCGAGGATAGACGCACAGCTTGCTCAGTCGCAAAACGTCGTGGCTAAGTACTCAACCCTAGACACCGCTCAAGGACTCCTTCCCGGCGATGACAAAGAGCTTGACCACTTCATG ACGCATTATGTACTGTTGCTGTGCTCTTTCAAAGAACAATTGCAACAGCATGTTCGTGTTCATGCAATGGAAGCTGTTATGGCTTGTTGGGAGATTGAGCAGTCTCTTCAAAGCTTTACAG GAGTGTCTCCTGGTGAAGGCACAGGAGCAACAATGtctgaggatgaagatgagCAAGTTGAGAGTGATGCTCATTTGTTTGATGGAAGCTTAGATGGGTTAGGGTTTGGTCCTCTGGTTCCTACTGAGAGTGAAAGATCTTTGATGGAAAGAGTCAGACAAGAACTCAAACATGAACTCAAACAG GGTTATAAGGAGAAAATTGTAGACATAAGAGAGGAGATACTGAGAAAGAGAAGGGCTGGAAAATTACCAGGAGACACCACCTCTGTTCTCAAATCCTGGTGGCAATCTCATTCTAAGTGGCCTTACCCTACT GAGGAAGACAAGGCGAGGTTGGTACAAGAGACGGGTTTGCAGCTCAAACAGATAAACAATTGGTTCATcaatcaaagaaaaaggaattggCATAGCAATCCATCTTCTTCTACCGTCTCAAAGAACAAACGCAGAAG CAATGCAGGTGAAAATAGCGGAAGAGAGCGTTGA
- the LOC104769323 gene encoding uncharacterized protein LOC104769323, which produces MYNECSSPSTARSTTTRGTNNHRMRSPICCLGANAVVEPEAMMIGGGGGGGPRTPRSPYEWLKSTAQELELRDRCRRVKSRIKVTSRNNNCGYNNCHHHHHHQRHHSQSYPGDFSYDPLSYALNFEDDVRASDDDGSFPNFTARLPQSPVTKTRSATVDLISF; this is translated from the coding sequence ATGTACAACGAATGCAGCTCTCCCTCCACCGCAAGATCAACGACGACGAGAGGAACTAATAATCACAGGATGAGATCTCCCATCTGTTGTTTAGGAGCAAACGCTGTGGTTGAGCCAGAAGCGATGAtgatcggaggaggaggaggaggaggaccaaGAACTCCAAGATCTCCTTACGAATGGCTCAAATCCACCGCGCAGGAGCTAGAGCTTAGAGATCGGTGTCGCCGCGTGAAGTCACGTATCAAGGTTACGTCCCGTAACAACAATTgtggttataataattgtcatcatcatcatcatcatcagagacATCATAGCCAGAGTTATCCTGGAGATTTTAGTTATGATCCGTTGAGTTACGCGCTCAATTTCGAGGACGATGTGAGAGCTTCTGATGACGACGGTTCTTTTCCGAATTTCACGGCGAGGTTGCCTCAGTCTCCGGTGACTAAGACGAGATCCGCCACGGTTGATTTGATCTCGTTTTGA